The proteins below come from a single Oryzomicrobium terrae genomic window:
- a CDS encoding aromatic amino acid transaminase, with protein sequence MFEHVDAYAGDPILTLVETFHKDSNPKKVNLGIGLYYDEAGNIPLLASVKAAEAAIAAESGPRSYLPMEGAADYRAVVQKLLFGADSEALKAGRIATIQTLGGSGALKVGADLLKRYFPKSEAWVSNPTWDNHRSIFEGAGIAVHDYPYYDAKTGGVDFAGMVACLKGLPEQSIVLLHPCCHNPTGVDLSQEQWQQVIAIVAERNLIPFLDIAYQGFGDGLEEDAYAIRALAAAKLPFLVSNSFSKNLSFYGERVGGLSVVCKDAEEAGRILGQLKFTVRRNYSSPPIHGEKVTTKVMNDTALHAQWVKEVDEMRVRIQAMRQKLYEVLTARVPGKDFSYFLKQRGMFSYTGLSPEQVDRLRLEFGVYLVRSGRMCVAGLNTGNVNYVAEAMAAVLQG encoded by the coding sequence ATGTTCGAACACGTCGATGCCTACGCTGGCGACCCCATCCTCACCCTGGTGGAAACCTTCCACAAGGACTCCAACCCGAAGAAGGTGAACCTGGGCATCGGTCTCTATTACGACGAGGCCGGCAACATCCCCCTGCTGGCTTCCGTGAAGGCTGCCGAGGCTGCCATCGCCGCCGAATCCGGCCCCCGCTCCTACCTGCCCATGGAAGGCGCCGCCGACTACCGGGCCGTGGTGCAGAAGCTGCTCTTCGGTGCCGACAGCGAGGCCCTGAAGGCCGGCCGCATCGCCACCATCCAGACCCTGGGCGGCTCCGGCGCCCTCAAGGTGGGCGCCGACCTGCTCAAGCGCTACTTCCCCAAGAGCGAAGCCTGGGTCAGCAATCCCACCTGGGACAACCACCGCTCCATCTTCGAAGGCGCCGGCATCGCCGTGCACGACTACCCCTACTACGACGCCAAGACCGGCGGCGTGGACTTCGCCGGCATGGTCGCCTGCCTCAAGGGCCTGCCCGAGCAGAGCATCGTCCTGCTGCACCCCTGCTGCCACAACCCCACCGGCGTGGATCTCTCCCAGGAACAATGGCAGCAGGTCATCGCCATCGTCGCCGAGCGCAACCTGATCCCCTTCCTCGACATCGCCTACCAGGGCTTCGGCGACGGCCTGGAAGAAGACGCCTACGCCATCCGCGCCCTGGCTGCGGCCAAGCTGCCCTTCCTGGTCAGCAACTCCTTCTCCAAGAACCTCTCCTTCTACGGCGAGCGGGTGGGCGGCCTGTCCGTGGTCTGCAAGGATGCCGAGGAAGCCGGCCGCATCCTGGGCCAGCTGAAATTCACCGTGCGCCGCAACTACTCCAGCCCCCCCATCCACGGCGAGAAGGTCACCACCAAGGTGATGAACGACACCGCCCTGCACGCCCAGTGGGTCAAGGAAGTGGACGAGATGCGGGTGCGCATCCAGGCCATGCGCCAGAAGCTCTATGAAGTGCTGACCGCCCGGGTGCCGGGCAAGGATTTCTCCTACTTCCTCAAGCAGCGCGGCATGTTCAGCTACACCGGTCTCTCCCCCGAGCAGGTGGACCGCCTGCGGCTGGAATTCGGCGTGTACCTGGTGCGCTCCGGCCGCATGTGCGTGGCCGGCCTCAACACCGGCAACGTGAACTACGTGGCCGAAGCCATGGCGGCGGTGCTGCAAGGCTGA
- the soxB gene encoding thiosulfohydrolase SoxB, with translation MSMNRREFLNMLAVAAAGGFALHSDFALAEKSAAKMYDLPRFGNVSLLHMTDCHAQLKPIYFREPNVNLGLGGQLGRVPHLVGESLLKHFGIRPGTLDAHAFTYLDFEKAARTYGKVGGFAHLATLVKRMKANRPGALLLDGGDTWQGSGTALWTNAQDMVDACKALGVDIMTLHWECTYGMERLKEIEEKDFAGKIDIVAQNVKTNDFGDPVFKPYVIKQINGVPVAIIGQAFPYTPIANPRYMVADWTFGIQDDNMQKVVDEARGQGAQVVVVLSHNGMDVDLKMASRVRGIDAILGGHTHDGVPAPVKVSNAGGVTLVTNAGSNGKYLGVLDFDVKNGKVADFRYKLLPVFANLIPADKAMDDLIAKIRAPYESKLGEQLAVTEGLLYRRGNFNGTFDQVILDALMKVKDAEIAFSPGFRWGTSLLPGQAITMEHVLDQTAITYPYTTVTNMTGEMIKTVLEDVCDNLFNPDPYYQQGGDMVRVGGLQYTCDPTAKMGGRIQDMRLNGKPIDPAKTYKVAGWAPVAEEAKAAGGEPIWDVVAGYLRSIKTVKPVALNLPKLKGVDGNPGMVG, from the coding sequence ATGAGCATGAACCGCCGTGAATTCCTCAACATGCTGGCGGTAGCCGCCGCCGGCGGCTTCGCCTTGCACAGCGACTTCGCCCTGGCCGAAAAATCGGCGGCGAAGATGTACGACCTGCCGCGCTTCGGCAACGTGTCGCTGCTGCACATGACCGACTGCCATGCCCAGCTGAAGCCGATCTACTTCCGCGAGCCCAACGTCAATCTGGGCCTGGGCGGCCAACTCGGCCGGGTGCCGCACCTGGTGGGCGAATCCCTGCTCAAGCACTTCGGCATCCGCCCCGGCACCCTGGATGCCCACGCCTTCACCTACCTGGACTTCGAAAAGGCCGCCCGCACCTACGGCAAGGTCGGCGGCTTCGCCCACCTGGCGACCCTGGTCAAGCGCATGAAGGCCAACCGCCCCGGCGCCCTGCTGCTCGACGGCGGCGACACCTGGCAAGGCTCCGGCACCGCCCTGTGGACCAATGCCCAGGACATGGTCGATGCCTGCAAGGCCCTTGGCGTGGACATCATGACCCTGCATTGGGAATGCACCTACGGCATGGAGCGCCTCAAGGAGATCGAGGAGAAGGACTTCGCCGGCAAGATCGACATCGTCGCCCAGAACGTCAAGACCAACGACTTCGGCGACCCGGTGTTCAAGCCCTACGTCATCAAGCAGATCAACGGCGTGCCGGTGGCCATCATCGGCCAGGCCTTCCCCTACACCCCCATCGCCAACCCGCGCTACATGGTGGCCGACTGGACCTTCGGCATCCAGGACGACAACATGCAGAAGGTGGTGGACGAGGCCCGCGGCCAGGGCGCCCAGGTGGTGGTGGTGCTCTCCCACAACGGCATGGACGTGGACCTCAAGATGGCCTCCCGGGTGCGCGGCATCGACGCCATCCTGGGCGGCCACACCCACGACGGCGTGCCTGCCCCGGTCAAGGTCAGCAACGCCGGCGGCGTCACCCTGGTCACCAACGCCGGCTCCAACGGCAAGTACCTGGGCGTGCTCGACTTCGACGTCAAGAACGGCAAGGTCGCCGACTTCCGCTACAAGCTGCTCCCCGTGTTCGCCAACCTGATCCCGGCGGACAAGGCCATGGACGACCTGATCGCCAAGATCCGCGCGCCCTACGAGAGCAAGCTCGGCGAGCAGCTGGCCGTCACCGAAGGCCTGCTCTACCGCCGCGGCAACTTCAACGGCACCTTCGACCAGGTCATCCTGGACGCCCTGATGAAGGTCAAGGACGCCGAGATCGCCTTCTCCCCCGGTTTCCGCTGGGGCACCTCGCTGCTGCCCGGTCAGGCCATCACCATGGAGCACGTGCTCGACCAGACCGCCATCACCTACCCCTACACCACCGTCACCAACATGACCGGGGAGATGATCAAGACCGTGCTCGAAGACGTCTGCGACAACCTCTTCAACCCGGACCCTTACTACCAGCAGGGCGGCGACATGGTGCGGGTGGGCGGCCTGCAATACACCTGCGACCCCACCGCCAAGATGGGCGGCCGCATCCAGGACATGCGCCTCAACGGCAAGCCCATCGACCCGGCCAAGACCTACAAGGTCGCCGGTTGGGCCCCGGTGGCCGAAGAAGCCAAGGCCGCCGGCGGCGAACCGATCTGGGACGTGGTGGCCGGCTACCTGCGCAGCATCAAGACCGTGAAACCCGTGGCCCTCAACCTGCCCAAGCTGAAGGGCGTGGACGGCAACCCGGGGATGGTGGGTTGA
- a CDS encoding DUF554 domain-containing protein, giving the protein MLGPLVNSAVLIVGGISGAVLGRRIPVRVTQALPLTCGILAAGIGTTLMAKVHAIPPLALALLGGALIGELLCLERGLELAIGWAQKQAERLLPGDKGNPKVEGFVAKYVTILVLFCASGMGIFGATHEGMTGEAQILIAKSVLDLFTATIFAAELGVAVALIAVPQMLIQGALYASASLLVPLTTPTMLADFSACGGLVMLATGLRICGIKLFPVVNMLPALVLAMPCSALWSRFFA; this is encoded by the coding sequence ATGCTGGGTCCCCTGGTCAATAGCGCCGTCCTGATCGTGGGCGGCATTTCCGGCGCGGTGCTGGGCCGGCGCATCCCGGTGCGGGTCACCCAGGCCCTGCCGCTCACCTGCGGCATCCTCGCCGCCGGCATCGGCACCACCCTGATGGCCAAGGTCCATGCCATTCCGCCCCTGGCCCTGGCGCTGCTGGGCGGGGCGCTGATCGGCGAACTGCTGTGCCTCGAACGGGGGTTGGAGCTGGCCATCGGCTGGGCCCAGAAGCAGGCCGAACGGCTGCTGCCCGGGGACAAGGGCAACCCCAAGGTGGAAGGCTTCGTCGCCAAGTACGTGACCATCCTGGTGCTCTTCTGCGCCAGCGGCATGGGCATCTTCGGCGCCACCCACGAGGGCATGACCGGCGAGGCCCAGATTCTCATCGCCAAGTCGGTGCTCGACCTGTTCACCGCCACCATCTTCGCCGCCGAGCTGGGGGTGGCCGTGGCCCTCATCGCCGTGCCCCAGATGCTCATCCAGGGCGCCCTCTACGCCAGCGCCAGCCTGCTGGTGCCCCTGACCACCCCGACCATGCTGGCCGACTTTTCCGCCTGCGGCGGCCTGGTGATGCTCGCCACTGGCCTACGCATCTGCGGCATCAAGCTGTTTCCGGTGGTGAACATGCTGCCCGCCCTGGTGCTGGCGATGCCCTGCTCGGCCCTGTGGAGCCGCTTCTTCGCCTGA